One window of the Macrococcus sp. 19Msa1099 genome contains the following:
- a CDS encoding YxeA family protein — translation MKKILFSVVIITTLILAFLFISQGHNERIDKYNPLIKEQIGYGKVEKGGQIYEDIKIYDKSGREHILSFKGFDPTKEYVKVVFKNDFVYELKYIDKENIPQKIKKRLK, via the coding sequence ATGAAAAAAATTTTATTTTCAGTAGTAATAATTACTACATTAATTCTTGCTTTCCTGTTCATAAGTCAAGGACACAATGAGAGAATTGATAAATATAACCCTCTAATAAAAGAGCAAATTGGATACGGTAAAGTAGAAAAGGGTGGTCAAATATATGAAGATATAAAAATATATGACAAAAGTGGCCGAGAACATATATTAAGCTTCAAAGGATTTGATCCTACTAAGGAGTATGTAAAAGTTGTTTTTAAGAATGACTTTGTTTATGAATTAAAATATATCGACAAGGAGAATATTCCACAGAAGATTAAAAAAAGATTAAAATAA